A stretch of the Synergistetes bacterium HGW-Synergistetes-1 genome encodes the following:
- a CDS encoding molybdenum ABC transporter ATP-binding protein, protein MQMSCIRSLGRRMSVLDILVKKKIGTLDMDIGFSVERPLITVVFGRSGSGKTTLANMLAGLVCPDKGRIRFENSVYTDTEAGVNLSPEKRGIGYVFQEHRLFPHLNVKDNLTFGKFPGGRRSKADFSKIVDLLHIGHLMKRSPDTLSGGEAQRVAIGRALFACTSFLIMDEPLSSLDSRLKDGLMCYIELIPENFSFPMIYITHSIDEVKRLADMVALINNGKLVSYGVPDQVYDQSGIRPFAA, encoded by the coding sequence ATGCAAATGAGTTGCATTCGATCTCTTGGAAGGAGGATGTCTGTGCTTGATATTCTTGTAAAAAAGAAAATCGGTACTCTTGATATGGATATAGGCTTTTCCGTAGAAAGGCCTCTGATAACTGTGGTTTTTGGTCGCTCCGGATCAGGCAAGACCACACTGGCAAACATGCTTGCTGGTTTGGTGTGTCCTGACAAAGGTCGTATCAGATTCGAAAATTCTGTTTATACCGATACTGAAGCAGGTGTAAACTTGTCGCCTGAAAAACGGGGAATAGGGTATGTTTTCCAGGAGCATAGGCTTTTTCCTCACTTGAATGTAAAGGATAACCTGACATTCGGGAAATTCCCCGGCGGTAGAAGAAGCAAGGCCGATTTTTCAAAAATTGTTGATCTTCTTCATATAGGTCACCTAATGAAAAGATCCCCGGATACTTTGTCTGGGGGGGAGGCACAGCGTGTTGCAATAGGCCGCGCCCTGTTTGCCTGCACTTCGTTTCTTATTATGGATGAGCCTCTTTCGTCTTTGGACAGCAGACTTAAGGATGGGCTTATGTGTTATATCGAATTGATACCTGAGAACTTTTCTTTTCCTATGATCTACATTACGCACAGCATAGATGAAGTAAAAAGACTTGCGGATATGGTGGCACTGATAAATAACGGGAAATTGGTGTCTTATGGTGTCCCTGATCAGGTTTATGATCAGAGTGGCATAAGACCATTTGCAGCATAA
- a CDS encoding D-galactarate dehydratase translates to MKKAIINCLRVNIKDNVVTLIKEITVDEELIGQDVPSGLRSCSSLKLGHKIAIGDIGEGDRIIKYGETIGYASRMIEPGEHVHVHNMVGGRGRGDLE, encoded by the coding sequence ATGAAAAAAGCGATCATCAACTGCCTCAGGGTAAATATTAAGGACAACGTAGTCACACTGATCAAAGAGATCACTGTAGATGAGGAACTTATTGGCCAAGACGTTCCTTCAGGTCTCCGTTCATGCTCTTCTCTGAAGTTGGGGCACAAGATAGCGATAGGGGATATAGGCGAGGGCGACAGGATAATAAAGTACGGCGAGACTATCGGTTATGCAAGCAGGATGATCGAGCCGGGCGAACATGTCCACGTCCATAACATGGTCGGCGGAAGAGGAAGGGGAGATCTGGAATGA
- a CDS encoding ADP-ribosylglycohydrolase, with translation MLGAIIGDIVGSRFEWDNIKTKEFELFTRNCFATDDSIMTLAVAKAILESNKDQDILRKTVAGHLQEVGRPYPNCGYGGMFHRWMYTDDPKPYNSFGNGAAMRVSPCGFAASSFEEAIKLSKIVTEISHDHPEGLKGAEATTSAVYLAREGKRIREIRDHINDHYYPMDFTLEEIRPTYRFNETCQETVPQAIMAFLESEGFEDAIRNAISIGGDSDTLAAITGGIAEAFYGIPVDIRESALTFLDKRLLTILNDFESVYGRYS, from the coding sequence ATGCTGGGCGCAATAATAGGCGACATCGTTGGTTCACGCTTTGAATGGGACAACATAAAAACAAAAGAGTTTGAATTGTTTACGCGGAACTGCTTTGCAACAGACGACAGCATAATGACCCTCGCCGTTGCAAAGGCGATACTTGAAAGCAATAAAGATCAGGATATCCTCAGAAAAACAGTAGCAGGACACCTCCAGGAAGTAGGGAGGCCATATCCGAACTGCGGTTATGGGGGGATGTTCCACAGATGGATGTACACAGACGACCCGAAGCCATACAACAGTTTCGGGAACGGTGCTGCGATGCGGGTGAGCCCCTGTGGATTTGCAGCTTCCTCATTTGAAGAGGCGATAAAATTATCAAAAATAGTGACCGAGATATCACACGACCACCCTGAAGGACTCAAAGGCGCGGAAGCAACAACATCAGCTGTTTATCTGGCACGCGAAGGCAAAAGGATCCGAGAGATAAGAGATCACATCAACGATCACTACTACCCCATGGATTTCACACTGGAAGAGATACGGCCAACATACAGGTTCAATGAGACATGTCAGGAGACGGTGCCCCAAGCTATCATGGCCTTTCTCGAATCTGAAGGGTTTGAAGACGCGATACGCAACGCGATCTCCATTGGCGGCGACAGCGATACACTGGCAGCTATAACCGGCGGCATCGCAGAAGCCTTTTATGGCATTCCTGTTGACATCCGCGAAAGTGCGTTAACATTTCTCGACAAGCGCCTGCTGACTATCCTCAATGACTTCGAATCTGTTTATGGAAGGTATTCTTAA
- a CDS encoding bifunctional chorismate mutase/prephenate dehydratase: MSLEKHRKRIDEIDEKLTQLFLERMEVSADIAAFKKENGLPIRDPGREREKLASIMEKASDEMQPYLRSLYLTLFEVGRAHQHRLSGTSSNLYERVEAAIAETPKILPDAPLVACQGVEGAYSQIACEKMFTAPSIMYFSNFESVFSAIDQGLCRYGVLPLENSTAGSVNAIYDLMMKYDFSIVRSARIKVDHCLLVNRGSSINDIKEIFSHEQAFAQCAGFIKSLGKVKITPCENTAGAAKMLYESGRKDAAALSSSSCAELYGLECLRSSVQDHGGNFTRFICISKKLEIYPGADKTSVMLILPHKPGSLYHALSSLYALGVNINKLESRPLPESDFEFMFYFDLSTSVYSESFKQMLVRLEESSKMLRYLGSYMEVV; the protein is encoded by the coding sequence ATGAGTCTGGAAAAACACAGAAAGAGGATAGATGAAATAGACGAGAAGCTTACGCAGTTGTTTCTTGAACGCATGGAGGTATCGGCGGACATTGCGGCATTCAAAAAGGAAAATGGCCTGCCGATAAGGGATCCGGGGCGTGAAAGGGAAAAACTTGCCTCGATAATGGAAAAGGCATCCGATGAGATGCAGCCATATCTCAGATCACTTTACCTTACGCTCTTTGAGGTCGGCCGTGCACACCAGCACAGGCTTAGCGGAACAAGCTCCAACCTTTATGAGAGGGTCGAGGCGGCTATAGCGGAAACTCCAAAGATACTGCCTGATGCTCCTTTGGTGGCATGCCAGGGAGTAGAGGGAGCCTATTCGCAGATTGCCTGCGAGAAGATGTTCACTGCACCAAGCATAATGTACTTTTCCAACTTTGAGAGTGTCTTCTCAGCTATAGACCAGGGGCTCTGCCGTTACGGCGTGCTTCCTCTCGAAAACAGCACTGCCGGTTCTGTAAACGCCATATACGACCTCATGATGAAATACGATTTCAGCATAGTCAGGAGCGCAAGGATAAAAGTCGATCATTGTCTTCTCGTAAACAGAGGATCCTCGATAAACGACATAAAGGAGATTTTTTCGCACGAGCAGGCGTTTGCTCAGTGCGCCGGTTTTATCAAGTCACTTGGAAAGGTCAAGATAACGCCTTGTGAAAACACTGCTGGTGCTGCAAAGATGCTCTATGAGTCGGGCAGAAAGGATGCTGCTGCACTATCTTCATCCTCATGCGCAGAACTCTACGGATTGGAATGCCTTCGCAGCTCTGTCCAGGATCACGGCGGCAACTTTACCAGGTTCATATGCATCTCAAAGAAGCTTGAGATATATCCGGGAGCGGACAAAACCAGCGTCATGCTCATACTTCCGCACAAGCCGGGATCCCTTTATCATGCACTTTCGAGTCTCTACGCACTGGGCGTCAACATAAACAAGCTTGAGAGCAGGCCCCTTCCTGAGAGCGACTTTGAGTTCATGTTCTATTTCGACCTCTCGACCTCAGTCTACTCAGAGTCCTTCAAACAGATGCTGGTCCGGCTTGAGGAGAGCAGCAAAATGCTCAGGTATCTTGGGAGCTACATGGAGGTAGTTTAG
- a CDS encoding chorismate synthase yields the protein MSSTFGKNIHISIFGQSHSDSIGVVIDGLPAGHVIDLEKLGQFMARRVPGRDEFSTQRSEPDIPEILSGIRDGVLCGAPLAAVIKNTDARSRDYSEIADKPRPGHADFTAQMKFHGVQDYSGGGHFSGRLTAPLCIAGGIMLQLLEEKGITVGAHICEIAGVSDTPFDPVSVSEDDIVRVRISAFPVNDAEAGELMKSAISAAKIAGDSVGGIVECAAIGLPAGAGSPMFGGMENVIASALFSVPAVKGVEFGSGFAGSRSMGSANNDPFTYKEGRIMTLTNNHGGILGGITSGMPLIFRAAVKPTPSISIEQDTVSYSKKENAKISTKGRHDPCIVPRAVPCVESVAAIAIYDVLLGSGI from the coding sequence ATGAGCTCAACATTTGGAAAAAACATCCATATATCCATATTTGGTCAGTCTCATTCCGACTCGATCGGAGTAGTTATAGACGGACTCCCTGCAGGGCACGTAATAGATCTGGAAAAGCTCGGCCAATTTATGGCAAGGCGTGTGCCGGGCAGGGACGAATTTTCGACCCAACGTTCCGAGCCTGACATACCGGAGATACTTTCAGGCATCCGGGATGGAGTCCTCTGCGGAGCTCCCCTTGCCGCAGTGATAAAAAACACTGACGCAAGATCCCGTGATTACTCTGAAATTGCGGACAAACCACGCCCGGGGCATGCCGATTTCACTGCTCAGATGAAATTCCATGGAGTACAGGACTATTCCGGGGGCGGGCATTTTTCAGGCAGGCTTACAGCTCCTCTATGTATAGCAGGCGGGATAATGCTCCAGCTTCTGGAAGAGAAGGGGATCACAGTAGGAGCGCACATCTGTGAGATAGCCGGTGTGAGTGACACCCCCTTTGATCCTGTCAGTGTATCTGAGGATGACATCGTCCGTGTTAGAATAAGCGCTTTTCCGGTAAATGATGCTGAGGCCGGAGAGTTAATGAAGAGCGCGATAAGCGCAGCAAAAATTGCGGGGGATTCTGTGGGCGGAATAGTAGAATGCGCTGCCATCGGTCTTCCTGCGGGAGCAGGCAGTCCTATGTTCGGAGGAATGGAGAACGTGATCGCCAGTGCCCTTTTTTCAGTTCCGGCTGTCAAAGGCGTTGAGTTTGGAAGCGGCTTCGCCGGGAGCAGGTCAATGGGTAGTGCCAACAACGATCCGTTCACTTACAAGGAAGGCCGGATAATGACGCTTACAAACAACCACGGCGGTATCCTCGGCGGCATAACATCCGGTATGCCCCTGATATTCAGGGCGGCGGTAAAGCCTACCCCTTCGATAAGCATTGAACAGGATACTGTCAGCTATTCAAAAAAAGAGAACGCAAAGATAAGCACAAAGGGCAGGCATGACCCTTGTATAGTTCCAAGGGCTGTCCCATGCGTGGAATCAGTTGCGGCTATAGCCATATATGATGTGCTGCTTGGCTCGGGAATATAG
- the modA gene encoding molybdate ABC transporter substrate-binding protein has protein sequence MEALRMKKIALSVFFLIIMVSASFAGDVSITTGAGYMQMAKELCAVYKEISGRNVQEMYGGNVGQQLAQIEAGSGVNIIISDKGTLESVKTNVKFDSYVPLGKTVLVLAWRKGISLSSPYDLLYEDVKSVCYPDPKAAIYGRAAVSFLESSGIKNKIPCKISQLSTVPQVFSYLVSGEMDAGFVNRVVVRSGKGKIGGFLEIESGYPPLNMVAAVVKGQQAKPEVNSFIDFLKTEKGKEILKKHGVW, from the coding sequence ATGGAGGCATTGAGAATGAAAAAAATTGCGTTGTCTGTGTTTTTCTTGATCATAATGGTTTCGGCTTCGTTTGCAGGAGACGTATCAATTACTACCGGAGCTGGATATATGCAGATGGCGAAGGAACTGTGCGCGGTGTACAAGGAAATATCCGGCAGGAACGTTCAGGAAATGTATGGCGGGAACGTTGGACAGCAGCTTGCACAAATTGAAGCCGGGAGTGGGGTCAATATCATAATTTCTGATAAAGGCACACTTGAATCCGTCAAAACAAATGTCAAATTTGATTCGTATGTACCTCTCGGAAAAACAGTTCTCGTGCTTGCATGGCGCAAAGGAATTTCTCTTTCATCACCATATGACCTGCTTTATGAGGATGTAAAGTCGGTCTGTTATCCGGACCCGAAAGCTGCGATTTATGGGCGTGCTGCTGTGAGTTTTCTTGAGTCATCTGGAATCAAAAATAAAATTCCATGCAAAATATCTCAGTTGTCCACGGTGCCACAGGTATTTTCATACCTGGTGTCCGGGGAAATGGATGCCGGTTTTGTCAACCGTGTTGTAGTGAGGTCAGGCAAGGGAAAAATAGGGGGATTTCTTGAGATAGAAAGCGGTTATCCTCCATTAAATATGGTGGCTGCTGTTGTTAAGGGGCAACAGGCGAAACCGGAGGTCAATTCTTTCATTGATTTTCTTAAGACAGAAAAAGGTAAAGAAATATTGAAAAAACACGGAGTCTGGTAA
- a CDS encoding zinc ribbon domain-containing protein codes for MKSFNDNYEDNSTDAGFQFTFDCDICGDGYKSEFVQSTTYRKGRGLRGLVQGVNMIGGLIGGSAGDIGYTLERSINVLSERFEGMSPDWHKEHQAAFEKAQTEAKEHFHRCHSCNSWVCDACFNENEGLCTECAPRQEIYVAKARAEAMRRNIDDAAESATVWSEMIESKTTVCPACGKPAGNGKFCGHCGASLALNKCPDCGGENAQGAKFCSHCGAKIVLKKQNKSCPECGAEIEPGLRFCSECGYKLS; via the coding sequence ATGAAATCTTTCAATGACAATTACGAAGATAATTCCACAGATGCGGGTTTTCAGTTTACCTTTGATTGTGATATATGCGGTGACGGCTATAAGAGTGAGTTTGTTCAATCCACCACATACAGGAAGGGCAGAGGCCTGCGAGGATTGGTACAAGGTGTAAACATGATAGGCGGACTGATCGGCGGCAGTGCAGGAGATATTGGTTATACACTTGAGCGCAGCATCAATGTACTATCAGAACGATTCGAGGGCATGTCGCCCGATTGGCATAAAGAACATCAGGCTGCTTTTGAAAAAGCCCAGACCGAGGCAAAAGAACATTTTCACCGCTGTCATTCATGCAACAGCTGGGTCTGTGACGCCTGCTTCAACGAGAACGAAGGACTATGTACAGAATGTGCCCCCCGTCAGGAAATATATGTAGCAAAAGCCAGGGCAGAAGCAATGCGGCGCAATATCGACGATGCCGCGGAGTCTGCGACTGTGTGGAGTGAAATGATCGAAAGCAAAACCACAGTATGTCCGGCCTGTGGTAAACCGGCAGGCAACGGAAAGTTCTGCGGCCATTGCGGAGCCTCTCTTGCACTGAATAAATGTCCTGATTGCGGAGGGGAAAATGCACAGGGCGCAAAATTCTGTAGTCATTGCGGAGCAAAAATTGTCTTAAAGAAGCAGAATAAATCCTGTCCCGAATGCGGAGCCGAGATCGAGCCCGGACTGCGGTTCTGCTCAGAATGCGGATATAAATTATCCTAA
- a CDS encoding NADH:flavin oxidoreductase, protein MLKNVFSPITIKGKTMKNRLAVAPMVTNYCNEDGTCTEMFSAYHETKAKGGFGMIITEDFTVRPRGKGFKHLPGLWNDEQIPGFKEFTKRIHKHDTVLIAQIYHAGRQSSKMVLGEAPEAPSAIPCPFSPDMPEELSVEEIKKIITEFGDCARRAEDAGFDGIEVHGAHGYLISQFMSSYTNKRTDEYGGSLQNRIRFAVEIVKDIRSKVSKDFIVGYRISADEHVTGGRNIGDTLTIVPFLEEAGIDYIHVSAGVYRSFDDIIPSQYRGHSWNTDAAGEVKKITKLPVISVGRINDPRLAETIIASGKADIVAMGRQSLTDPETPNKAKEGRFDEIRNCIACHHGCVKNLLNNVPIQCILNPTLGRESKVALEKTEAPKNIMVIGSGPAGLEAAITAASRGHRVKVFEKNRWAGGQFRIGAVPPGKGEMINYINWQLNELKKLNVPVLMETEVTPELVKKEKPDVIFAATGAVPIIPNIPGIDRPNVVSAHDVLAGNVNTGNSIVVVGGGCVGAETANQLANYLKGVTIIEMLDAIAGDEIVVPRWDLLEDLEKNKVRICTKTTVDEITDAGVKVSGAVNEVIPCDTVVLAVGAKPVLGLADTLKKEGYDVRVIGDASKVGLGGEAIMEGFEVGRTI, encoded by the coding sequence ATGTTGAAAAATGTATTCAGTCCTATCACCATCAAGGGGAAAACCATGAAGAACCGCCTGGCGGTAGCTCCAATGGTAACGAACTATTGCAACGAAGACGGAACATGTACCGAAATGTTTTCGGCATATCACGAAACAAAAGCCAAGGGCGGCTTCGGAATGATAATTACGGAAGATTTTACCGTCCGGCCTCGCGGAAAAGGGTTCAAACACTTGCCCGGACTGTGGAACGATGAGCAAATCCCCGGCTTCAAAGAATTTACGAAAAGGATCCACAAGCATGATACTGTTTTGATCGCGCAGATATACCACGCCGGCAGGCAGTCCAGCAAAATGGTGCTTGGCGAGGCACCTGAGGCACCTTCTGCAATTCCCTGCCCATTCAGCCCGGACATGCCGGAAGAGTTGAGTGTCGAGGAAATTAAGAAAATTATTACAGAATTCGGAGATTGTGCGCGAAGAGCTGAAGATGCGGGTTTTGACGGCATAGAGGTACATGGAGCCCATGGATACCTGATCTCACAGTTCATGTCCTCCTATACAAACAAACGCACTGACGAATACGGTGGTTCGCTCCAGAACCGCATCCGTTTCGCAGTAGAGATAGTAAAAGATATCCGCTCAAAGGTCAGCAAGGATTTTATCGTCGGTTACCGTATCTCTGCAGATGAACATGTTACCGGCGGAAGGAATATCGGAGACACCCTGACCATAGTCCCATTCCTTGAAGAGGCTGGTATTGACTATATCCATGTTTCCGCAGGCGTTTACCGCTCCTTTGATGATATCATCCCATCGCAGTACCGCGGCCATTCATGGAACACCGACGCAGCAGGAGAAGTAAAAAAGATAACTAAACTTCCTGTCATATCAGTCGGTAGGATCAACGACCCCAGGCTGGCAGAAACTATCATTGCTTCCGGCAAGGCAGACATTGTTGCGATGGGGCGTCAGTCACTTACCGATCCGGAGACGCCCAACAAGGCAAAAGAGGGCCGTTTTGACGAGATCCGCAACTGTATCGCATGCCATCACGGATGTGTAAAAAACCTTCTTAACAACGTCCCGATCCAGTGTATCCTGAACCCGACCCTGGGCAGGGAGAGCAAAGTAGCTCTTGAAAAGACAGAGGCACCCAAAAATATAATGGTCATAGGTTCAGGTCCTGCCGGACTTGAAGCAGCGATCACAGCGGCCTCGCGGGGACACAGGGTAAAGGTTTTCGAGAAGAACCGCTGGGCCGGCGGCCAGTTCCGCATTGGTGCCGTACCACCCGGAAAAGGTGAAATGATCAACTACATCAACTGGCAGCTCAACGAGCTCAAAAAACTGAACGTACCTGTCCTGATGGAGACGGAAGTCACACCGGAACTTGTGAAAAAGGAAAAGCCGGATGTCATTTTCGCAGCCACTGGAGCAGTGCCCATCATTCCAAACATACCCGGGATCGACAGGCCCAACGTAGTATCTGCACATGATGTGCTTGCAGGCAATGTTAACACAGGCAACAGCATAGTTGTTGTGGGCGGAGGCTGCGTAGGAGCTGAAACGGCAAACCAGCTTGCAAACTACTTAAAAGGCGTCACCATCATCGAAATGCTGGACGCGATCGCAGGTGATGAAATAGTGGTCCCGCGCTGGGATCTTCTGGAAGACCTTGAAAAGAACAAAGTAAGGATCTGCACAAAGACCACTGTTGACGAGATCACAGATGCAGGTGTCAAGGTTTCCGGTGCCGTAAATGAAGTGATCCCCTGCGACACAGTTGTCCTTGCTGTTGGGGCAAAACCGGTGCTGGGCCTTGCAGATACACTGAAAAAAGAGGGTTACGACGTCCGCGTCATCGGAGATGCTTCAAAGGTAGGTCTTGGCGGTGAAGCCATAATGGAAGGCTTTGAGGTCGGAAGGACCATCTAA
- a CDS encoding molybdenum ABC transporter permease, with translation MFLLLGVPLAFWISRSEGFISKLVSFLVTLPLVFPPVALGYILLMTFGRSGIGGVLEEHTGFRLVFSHTGVFLAAFIAGLPMLVRPLQAAMRGEMVLKLEEAARVSGCDPFRTFIFVTVPLVRSTIASGLLLGSARASGEVGITMMVGGNISGRTNTISLEIFNRVSRGEFDEAGTLCLLLAVFGLLLFVALEKLQKKKES, from the coding sequence ATGTTCCTTTTGCTTGGTGTTCCTCTTGCTTTTTGGATCAGCAGATCTGAAGGATTCATTTCAAAGCTGGTATCTTTTTTAGTGACTTTGCCACTGGTATTTCCGCCGGTCGCGCTTGGCTACATCTTGCTTATGACCTTTGGCCGTTCAGGAATAGGAGGGGTACTGGAAGAACATACCGGATTTCGTTTAGTGTTTTCGCATACGGGGGTTTTTCTTGCAGCCTTTATCGCCGGACTTCCTATGTTAGTAAGGCCTCTTCAGGCTGCAATGAGAGGCGAAATGGTACTTAAACTTGAAGAGGCGGCGCGTGTGTCCGGATGCGATCCGTTCAGAACCTTTATTTTTGTTACCGTCCCGCTTGTCCGCAGTACTATAGCTTCCGGGCTTTTGCTTGGATCTGCGCGGGCATCGGGTGAAGTTGGCATAACCATGATGGTAGGCGGCAATATTTCAGGGCGCACAAATACAATATCTCTCGAGATATTCAATCGTGTGTCGCGCGGAGAATTTGATGAGGCAGGAACTCTGTGCCTCTTACTTGCAGTTTTTGGATTGCTGTTATTTGTAGCTCTTGAAAAATTACAAAAGAAAAAGGAGTCCTGA
- a CDS encoding carbohydrate hydrolase has protein sequence MKFMGYKRADGTVGVRNYVLVLSSVVCANHVSRKISEAVPGTALFVHGNGCGQLGADGEQTQRTLDGIAKNPNIAAVLVVSLGCEGSSAERIVENVKTTGRPAAHVRIQECGGTTATINAGIEIIKGMAEKCLSQKREEADIKDLVVALECGGSDATSGISANPLVGWVSDRLISLGATAMLSETPEMIGAEHILSGRAVDPEVGKKVREIVNDVEKSANAMHVDLRGTNPTPGNIEGGLSSIEEKSMGCLTKAGSSKVMEVVRYGEIPKSNGLVIMDTPGFDVESVTGMLAGGSQVILFTTGRGTPVGAPIAPVIKITGNPNVAEWMKENIDFDASPITLGKESLESAGEKLFKKLLSVISGEQTSSEILGHTETGITRIGPSV, from the coding sequence ATGAAGTTCATGGGATATAAAAGGGCTGACGGAACTGTAGGTGTCCGCAATTATGTTTTGGTCCTTTCCTCAGTTGTCTGTGCAAACCATGTCTCCCGTAAGATTTCGGAAGCGGTTCCCGGAACTGCGCTCTTTGTGCACGGCAACGGATGTGGCCAGCTTGGCGCCGACGGAGAGCAGACCCAGAGGACTTTAGACGGCATAGCTAAGAACCCAAATATAGCAGCTGTACTTGTAGTAAGCCTGGGATGCGAGGGTTCTTCAGCGGAGCGGATCGTGGAGAATGTCAAAACAACAGGCCGTCCTGCCGCGCATGTGAGGATACAGGAATGCGGCGGGACTACAGCTACGATAAATGCAGGGATAGAGATAATAAAAGGAATGGCTGAGAAATGCCTGTCTCAGAAAAGGGAAGAAGCAGACATCAAGGATCTGGTGGTCGCACTTGAGTGCGGAGGATCTGATGCTACTTCGGGGATCAGCGCCAACCCCCTGGTAGGCTGGGTCTCTGACAGGCTGATAAGCCTTGGGGCGACTGCAATGCTCTCCGAGACCCCTGAAATGATAGGGGCCGAGCATATCCTCTCCGGCCGGGCAGTCGATCCCGAGGTCGGGAAAAAAGTAAGAGAAATAGTAAATGATGTTGAAAAGAGCGCCAATGCGATGCATGTGGACCTTCGAGGGACTAATCCCACACCGGGAAACATCGAGGGAGGACTTTCTTCGATAGAGGAAAAGTCGATGGGCTGCCTTACAAAGGCGGGTTCATCGAAAGTGATGGAGGTCGTCCGTTATGGCGAGATCCCGAAATCAAACGGCTTGGTGATAATGGATACTCCGGGCTTTGATGTCGAGTCCGTGACGGGTATGCTTGCGGGAGGATCTCAGGTCATTCTCTTTACAACTGGGAGGGGCACCCCTGTTGGGGCCCCGATCGCGCCTGTGATAAAGATCACGGGTAACCCGAACGTAGCTGAGTGGATGAAGGAGAATATTGACTTTGACGCAAGTCCGATAACACTGGGGAAGGAGTCGCTTGAGAGCGCAGGGGAAAAGCTTTTTAAAAAGCTTTTGTCAGTCATCTCCGGCGAGCAGACCTCTTCGGAGATTCTTGGCCATACAGAGACCGGGATAACCCGCATCGGCCCAAGCGTTTAA
- the aroQ gene encoding type II 3-dehydroquinate dehydratase — protein MKILVINGPNLNMLGIREPEIYGDETLEDLIDYVIDYCKPRNVEVEFYQSNHEGDIIDAIQGALDKFDGIIINPAAYTHTSIAIPDAIKAVNLPAVEVHLSDINNREDFRKISYTAPACIATVAGKGFDSYIDAIEILLAWMVGA, from the coding sequence ATGAAGATCCTTGTTATAAACGGACCTAACCTAAATATGCTTGGCATAAGGGAGCCGGAGATATACGGCGATGAGACCCTTGAGGATCTCATTGACTATGTTATCGATTACTGTAAGCCGAGGAATGTCGAGGTCGAATTTTACCAGTCAAACCACGAGGGCGATATCATTGACGCGATCCAGGGGGCACTTGATAAGTTCGACGGCATAATCATCAATCCTGCCGCCTACACTCACACAAGCATCGCCATCCCCGATGCAATAAAGGCAGTAAACCTGCCTGCTGTGGAGGTCCACCTTTCGGACATCAACAACAGGGAGGATTTCAGAAAGATCTCATATACAGCTCCTGCCTGCATTGCAACGGTAGCGGGCAAAGGGTTTGATTCCTACATCGATGCCATTGAGATCCTTCTGGCCTGGATGGTCGGCGCATAG